tgtattgtttatattttacttaCTACTAGTTTctaaacaatatattaataacattacttttttaatgcTGTTTCAGAGATGACCTCAGAACTCTGGAGTGATAACGGTGGATCCGCCGATGGCTACGACTCAACGCTGGGTGGCGATAGCAGTCCTGCATATACCCCTCAACAACcattagaagaagaagaagaagaacacgTGTTGGAAGAGGACCCGgatgtaaacaaagaaaacacagccGGTGTTTTTAACCAGCACTCTGCTGGTTATGATCTAATTCAACAGTATCTGGACCGAAATGAGGTAAAAATTAATCAGATATCCGAATATGTTGTAAATCAGTTGCGATCTATAGATGAACAGCAGAGGGCCACCATTGAGAAACTGACTGAAGTCCAGAATATACTGTGCAAGGGTGAACGCGATTGCCACATCTTGAGTTCTATGGTTTGTTCAATTAAAAATTCGCTGGTACATAAATGATTCCTGAATAAGAATGGTTGGTTTTATCTCCCCATTGttagatttttagatgttagataAATGAGAACATTATGTTTGGTGATTTAGTTAAAGATTTTTGATCAATCctatta
Above is a window of Danio aesculapii chromosome 6, fDanAes4.1, whole genome shotgun sequence DNA encoding:
- the LOC130230647 gene encoding uncharacterized protein LOC130230647 isoform X1, whose product is MACQLNSTETAAFDAINQYLHPRPTADNLSQEDLIEVIDLTVEDEQEASEVVQAPSVSSTRPEKRSIEYTPVLNKRRIIYTRVQEQQTEYDGDDEDEGDLVPRSPATSPLGPNETIFEIHQQMTSELWSDNGGSADGYDSTLGGDSSPAYTPQQPLEEEEEEHVLEEDPDVNKENTAGVFNQHSAGYDLIQQYLDRNEVKINQISEYVVNQLRSIDEQQRATIEKLTEVQNILCKGERDCHILSSMVCSIKNSLVHK
- the LOC130230647 gene encoding uncharacterized protein LOC130230647 isoform X2; its protein translation is MACQLNSTETAAFDAINQYLHPRPTADNLSQEEDEQEASEVVQAPSVSSTRPEKRSIEYTPVLNKRRIIYTRVQEQQTEYDGDDEDEGDLVPRSPATSPLGPNETIFEIHQQMTSELWSDNGGSADGYDSTLGGDSSPAYTPQQPLEEEEEEHVLEEDPDVNKENTAGVFNQHSAGYDLIQQYLDRNEVKINQISEYVVNQLRSIDEQQRATIEKLTEVQNILCKGERDCHILSSMVCSIKNSLVHK